The proteins below are encoded in one region of Silene latifolia isolate original U9 population chromosome 2, ASM4854445v1, whole genome shotgun sequence:
- the LOC141642198 gene encoding putative plastid-lipid-associated protein 13, chloroplastic — protein MATSIHNSAPSFCGASSRLPSSTPPSNFVTLFTGKPNWRNVRRKNVNVNVNVNGGNICKAMVQDTTVQGGGSGGGPSAAYAREMERLSAKESLLIALKDAGGFRAVVTGKATEMQRIDVMERITGLERLNPTPRPTTSPYLEGRWNFEWLGSGSPAAQFLLERFPTTLANVSNMDLFLKDNYAKVTASLRLLSSVESKFTLSSKLSVEGPLRMKEEYAEGLLESPTVVEEAVPDQLRGALGQAASAVQQLPVPVKDALSSGLRIPLSGGLQRLFMISYLDEEIFIIRDAFGAPEVLTRVDVGPSSVSEPTLEYVS, from the exons ATGGCGACTTCAATCCATAACTCAGCTCCATCATTCTGCGGTGCGTCATCTCGGTTACCTTCATCAACACCGCCTTCCAATTTCGTCACTCTATTCACCGGAAAACCTAATTGGAGAAATGTGAGGAGGAAGaatgttaatgttaatgttaatgtAAATGGCGGAAATATTTGCAAAGCTATGGTTCAAGATACTACAGTACaaggtggtggtagtggtggtggtcctTCTGCTGCTTATGCTCGAGAAATGGAGCGCCTTTCTGCTAAAGAATCTCTCTTGATTGCT CTTAAGGATGCAGGAGGTTTTCGAGCTGTAGTTACAGGAAAGGCTACAGAAATGCAGCGTATTGATGTGATGGAGAGGATTACTGGTCTTGAGCGTCTTAATCCAACACCACGGCCTACAAC GTCCCCTTATCTAGAAGGCAGGTGGAATTTTGAGTGGCTTGGTTCCGGCAGTCCAGCTGCTCAATTTCTTTTGGA GAGATTCCCAACCACTTTAGCAAATGTTTCAAACATGGATCTATTCTTAAAGGACAATTATGCAAAAGTTACAGCAAGTTTGAGGCTGTTGAGCTCG GTAGAAAGCAAATTCACATTGTCCTCCAAACTCTCCGTTGAGGGGCCACTGCGTATGAAAGAAGAATATGCTGAAGGCTTGCTAGAGTCACCTACTGTCGTAGAAGAAGCAGTACCGGATCAATTACGAGGTGCCTTGGGACAAGCTGCCTCCGCAGTTCAACAACTTCCTGTTCCTGTCAAGGATGCTCTGTCTAGTGGGCTCAGAATTCCACTAA GCGGAGGATTGCAGAGACTATTTATGATCTCATATCTGGATGAAGAGATATTT ATCATAAGAGATGCTTTTGGAGCACCAGAAGTTTTAACGAGGGTAGACGTAGGCCCTTCTTCAGTATCGGAACCTACATTAGAGTACGTAAGCTAA
- the LOC141642199 gene encoding metal tolerance protein C2 — protein sequence MENPRVSDSSSDPKPPNQTLNSLPSNSNFPFAGNDRRYAYSRQSSLQHFTDPRSPTVISNNFNSNNHSNPRFSRSISSIDIPPALHAGNESNYDFLKDSGKFLGVEEKLSLFEVVSSVFRVLRTGNRPMKRLFVLISLNVAYSTAELFIGLLSGRVGLVSDAFHLTFGCGLLTFSLFAMAISRRKPDRVYSYGYKRLEVLSAFTNALFLLFMSFSLAVEALHAFIQDESEHKHYLIISAVTNLVVNLVGVWFFRNYARINLAYRNAEDMNYHSVCLHVIADSIRSAGLVLASWLLALGIQNAEVLCLGLVSVTVFMLVMPLFKAAGGVLLQMAPPNVSSSAMSKCYRQIAALEDVSELSEVRLWELVPGHVVGSLSLQVKSGIDDKPVLQYVHGLYHELGVQDLTVEIDNV from the exons ATGGAAAACCCTAGGGTTTCCGATTCATCATCCGATCCAAAACctccaaatcaaaccctaaattcaCTTCCTTCTAACTCTAATTTCCCCTTCGCCGGAAACGATCGAAGGTACGCATACTCTCGTCAATCGTCACTTCAACATTTCACCGATCCTCGATCTCCGACAGTAATTTCAAACAACTTTAATAGTAATAATCACTCAAACCCTAGATTTTCACGGAGTATTTCCAGTATTGATATTCCGCCGGCATTACACGCCGGAAATGAGAGTAATTACGATTTTTTGAAAGATTCTGGGAAGTTTTTGGGGGTAGAGGAGAAATTGTCGTTGTTTGAGGTGGTTTCGTCGGTGTTTCGGGTTTTGCGGACCGGAAATCGGCCTATGAAGAGGCTGTTTGTGTTGATTTCGCTTAATGTTGCGTATTCTACTGCGGAATTGTTCATTGGACTTCTCTCTGGTCGCGTTG GTTTGGTGTCTGATGCATTTCATTTGACATTTGGATGTGGCCTTTTGACATTTTCACTATTTGCAATGGCTATTTCTAGGAGAAAGCCAGATCGTGTCTACAGTTACGG GTATAAAAGGCTTGAAGTTTTGTCGGCCTTCACAAATGCT CTATTTCTTCTGTTTATGTCTTTTTCCTTGGCTGTTGAAGCACTTCATGCGTTCATACAAGATGAATCAGAACACAA GCATTATCTCATTATTTCAGCCGTGACGAATTTGGTGGTGAACCTTGTTGGTGTTTGGTTCTTTAGGAATTATGCACGTATAAATCTAG CATACAGAAATGCAGAAGATATGAACTATCACTCTGTGTGCCTTCATGTGATTGCTGATTCAATTCGAAG TGCAGGCTTGGTTCTGGCATCTTGGCTCTTGGCACTTGG GATTCAGAATGCGGAAGTTTTGTGCCTGGGACTAGTGTCAGTAACAGTCTTTATGCTTGTAATGCCACTATTTAAAGCAGCTGGTGGAGTTTTGCTCCAAATGGCGCCACCTAATGTTTCTTCTTCAGCCATGAGTAAATGTTACCGACAG ATTGCTGCTCTTGAGGATGTCTCTGAATTGTCCGAAGTCCGTTTGTGGGAATTGGTGCCTGGCCATGTTGTTGGTTCACTGTCCTTGCAG GTTAAGTCAGGGATTGATGACAAACCGGTGCTGCAGTATGTACATGGTTTGTACCATGAGCTTGGCGTGCAGGACTTGACGGTGGAGATTGACAATGTCTGA
- the LOC141642200 gene encoding nudix hydrolase 23, chloroplastic has protein sequence MLKALQMMIISSTTTSSSSSIILANRIKFKPQQQQRGLFLFTNCFSPNSPFSKTRTTTRCLRLVTRMSSTRNESNSVSPSSSDSSSSSVYIRKLKFCQSCGGPTKHEIPEGDEKLRAICTLCGNIAYQNPKMVVGCLIEHDNKVLLCKRNIQPSYGRWTLPAGYLEMGESAAEGAARETQEEAGAEVEVVSPFAQLDIPLIGQTYIIFLAKLKTPHFSPGVESIECRLFALDEIPFDSLAFSSMVVTLKLYIEDLKAGKPKFHYGTINKRPGTSPSDINAFTLDYHLVVT, from the exons atgcTAAAAGCTTTACAAATGATGATAATttcatcaacaacaacatcatcatcatcatcaattatTTTAGCAAATCGAATTAAATTCAaaccccaacaacaacaacgtgGATTATTCCTCTTCACTAATTGTTTCTCACCCAATTCTCCATTTTCCAAAACTCGTACAACAACTCGTTGTTTAAGACTAGTAACTCGGATGTCGTCAACTCGGAACGAGTCCAACTCGGTCTCCCCTTCTTCTTCTGACTCTTCTTCATCTTCG GTATATATTCGCAAACTTAAATTTTGTCAGTCTTGTGGTGGCCCAACCAAGCATGAAATACCTGAGGGCGATGAGAAATTGAGGGCAATTTGCACCTTGTGTGGAAATATTGCCTATCAGAATCCAAAAATG GTAGTTGGTTGCCTGATTGAGCACGATAACAAGGTTCTACTTTGCAAACGGAACATTCAACCTTCTTATGGGCGTTG GACTCTTCCAGCTGGCTACCTGGAAATGGGGGAGTCTGCTGCTGAAGGTGCCGCAAGGGAGACGCAAGAAGAAGCGGGTGCCGAAGTTGAAGTTGTTTCACCATTTGCTCAATTAGATATCCCCCTTATTGGCCAA ACCTACATCATTTTTTTAGCCAAGCTGAAGACGCCTCATTTTTCACCTGGTGTAGAGTCAATAGAGTGCCGGCTTTTTGCACTTGATGAAATACCTTTCGATTCTCTGGCATTTTCATCAATGGTGGTCACCCTAAAACTG TACATTGAAGATTTGAAAGCTGGAAAACCGAAGTTCCATTATGGTACCATCAATAAAAG ACCTGGAACCAGTCCTTCTGATATTAATGCCTTCACACTTGATTACCATCTAGTCGTGACATGA